One genomic region from Vannielia litorea encodes:
- a CDS encoding ATP-binding cassette domain-containing protein: MIRIANLTVTRGTKPVLDDLSLRFGHGGITALIGPNGAGKSTLLHAIAGLLPATAGQVEVEGRDVARIPPEERARLVALLMQSDRVTARLTVEDLVSFGRWTYHKGRPTARDREVIAQALSQFDLESLASRQIDSLSGGQRQRAFVAMAWAQETPWLLLDEPLAALDPRHVRDLMERLHGMSRPGEGQRSIIIVMHDLPAAARYADRIIAMKDGQIVTTGPRQLKMTGAVLSDLFETGLEVVQVGGRDTVVPA, from the coding sequence ATGATCCGCATCGCCAACCTAACTGTCACGCGCGGCACCAAGCCCGTGCTTGACGACCTGTCGCTGCGCTTCGGGCATGGCGGCATCACCGCGCTGATCGGGCCGAACGGCGCTGGAAAGTCGACGCTGTTACACGCCATCGCCGGCCTTCTGCCCGCCACAGCAGGGCAGGTGGAGGTAGAAGGCCGCGATGTGGCGCGCATCCCGCCGGAAGAGCGGGCGCGACTCGTGGCGTTGCTCATGCAGTCCGACCGCGTCACGGCGCGATTGACCGTCGAAGACCTCGTGAGCTTCGGTCGCTGGACCTACCACAAGGGCCGCCCTACGGCTCGCGACCGTGAGGTGATTGCGCAGGCGCTCTCGCAGTTCGACCTCGAAAGCCTCGCATCCCGCCAGATCGACAGCCTCTCTGGCGGCCAGCGCCAGCGCGCCTTTGTCGCCATGGCTTGGGCGCAGGAAACCCCGTGGCTACTGCTCGATGAACCCCTCGCAGCCCTCGACCCGCGCCATGTGCGTGACCTGATGGAACGGCTGCACGGCATGTCGCGCCCCGGTGAGGGCCAGCGGAGCATCATCATCGTCATGCATGATTTGCCCGCCGCCGCCCGCTATGCCGACCGGATCATTGCCATGAAGGATGGCCAGATCGTTACCACAGGTCCGCGCCAGTTGAAGATGACCGGAGCTGTCTTGAGTGACCTATTCGAGACCGGTCTGGAAGTGGTGCAGGTTGGCGGCAGAGATACGGTCGTTCCCGCCTAG
- a CDS encoding MocE family 2Fe-2S type ferredoxin, giving the protein MAWIDACATDEIDEEDLIRFDHEGKTFAIYHAPDGAFYCTDGLCTHEKVHLEDGLVMEYEIECPKHNATFDYRTGEALRAPACVNLNTYSVKVEAGRVMIEV; this is encoded by the coding sequence ATGGCCTGGATCGACGCTTGCGCAACCGATGAGATCGACGAAGAGGACCTGATCCGCTTCGACCATGAAGGAAAGACTTTTGCCATCTACCACGCGCCAGACGGGGCATTTTACTGCACCGATGGGCTTTGCACTCATGAGAAGGTGCACCTCGAAGACGGGCTGGTGATGGAATACGAGATCGAATGTCCAAAGCACAACGCGACCTTCGATTATCGAACGGGCGAGGCACTGCGTGCGCCTGCTTGCGTAAACCTCAACACCTATTCAGTGAAGGTCGAAGCTGGTCGGGTGATGATCGAAGTGTGA
- a CDS encoding fatty acid desaturase family protein, translating to MARDYSLLGPDAKRAVQIGLAAAEWYHTDIPRKEMKALMQRADQPAIRDTFILFGCMVLFAGIGIALWPSWWSAPFWLAYGVLYGSAMDSRWHECSHGTAFKTRQYNDWLYQVACFCMIRNPVSWRWSHARHHTDTIIVGRDPEIAVMRPPALFRIFLNFFGIIDAWHGWGRMLYNASGRIHPEEADYIPESEQPKAIRVARIWTAIYAATILLALVTWSLLPLMVIGLPRLYGAWHHIMTGLMQHGGLADNVTDHRLNSRTVYINPISRFIYWNMNYHVEHHMFPMVPYHRLPELHEAIKHDLPAPNPSIWAAYAEMWPVLKRQLAYEDFFLKRELPASAKPYREDFHASALGAAAE from the coding sequence ATGGCGCGCGATTACTCACTGCTCGGACCCGATGCCAAGCGCGCTGTCCAGATCGGCCTTGCGGCGGCAGAGTGGTATCACACCGACATTCCCCGCAAGGAGATGAAAGCGCTGATGCAGCGGGCCGATCAGCCTGCGATCCGCGATACGTTCATCCTCTTTGGCTGTATGGTGCTCTTTGCGGGCATCGGCATCGCGCTCTGGCCTTCATGGTGGTCGGCACCCTTCTGGCTGGCCTATGGTGTGCTCTATGGTTCGGCGATGGATTCTCGCTGGCACGAGTGCTCACACGGCACCGCCTTCAAGACCCGGCAATACAACGACTGGCTCTATCAGGTCGCCTGCTTCTGCATGATCCGCAATCCGGTGAGTTGGCGGTGGTCTCACGCGCGGCACCACACCGATACCATCATAGTTGGCCGCGACCCCGAAATCGCCGTGATGCGCCCACCTGCGCTGTTCAGGATCTTTCTCAACTTCTTTGGGATCATCGACGCATGGCACGGCTGGGGGCGGATGCTCTACAACGCTTCCGGGCGCATTCACCCGGAAGAGGCCGATTACATCCCCGAGAGTGAGCAGCCAAAGGCCATTCGTGTGGCCCGGATATGGACTGCAATCTATGCCGCAACGATCCTGCTGGCCCTCGTCACATGGTCGCTGCTGCCGCTGATGGTAATTGGCCTGCCCCGGCTCTATGGCGCTTGGCACCACATCATGACCGGGCTGATGCAGCATGGTGGCCTTGCTGACAACGTGACCGACCACCGGCTCAACAGCCGCACCGTGTACATCAATCCGATCAGCCGGTTCATCTACTGGAACATGAACTATCACGTCGAGCATCACATGTTCCCCATGGTGCCCTATCACCGGCTGCCGGAACTCCACGAGGCGATCAAGCATGACCTGCCCGCGCCCAATCCTTCGATCTGGGCAGCCTATGCCGAGATGTGGCCTGTGCTGAAGCGCCAGCTTGCCTATGAGGACTTCTTCCTCAAGCGCGAGCTGCCCGCCTCCGCCAAGCCTTATCGGGAGGATTTCCATGCCTCCGCGCTGGGCGCGGCCGCCGAATAA
- a CDS encoding LacI family DNA-binding transcriptional regulator, whose amino-acid sequence MGHRPTIRDLARAAGVGTATADRALHGRGNVSDRMRQRIAEAAERIGYRLPSDSAAPSAPLRRINLGFVLHKPSQSFYQRFATEIEAACAAHPAANITPHIEYSASQSPDDFCAAITRAAQNAHAVAATAINHPSLSRLMTELRAQGTPVYSLLNDFGGRAGAGYFGLDNMKVGRIAGWMMALRLQRPGRVGIFVGGTRWHGHSLRETGFRNSLHEYAPQIAIADTVVNLETRQVTYEATLDLLTRHNDLAGLYVAGGGMEGAIAALREVRPPNKVALIVNELTPESQNALADRYALMCVATPLKELCAALVDRMAQAPELEVSSPTLFEPSLLLPESF is encoded by the coding sequence TTGGGACACCGCCCAACCATCCGCGATCTGGCCCGCGCGGCCGGAGTTGGCACGGCCACGGCGGACCGGGCCCTGCACGGCCGCGGCAATGTATCGGACAGGATGCGGCAAAGGATCGCCGAGGCCGCGGAGCGCATTGGCTACCGCCTCCCGTCGGACAGTGCGGCGCCTTCGGCCCCGTTACGGAGGATCAACCTCGGTTTCGTCCTGCACAAGCCGTCGCAAAGTTTCTACCAAAGGTTCGCGACAGAGATCGAAGCGGCATGCGCGGCCCATCCAGCGGCAAACATCACACCGCACATCGAGTACTCCGCATCGCAATCGCCCGATGACTTCTGCGCCGCGATCACCCGCGCCGCCCAGAACGCTCACGCCGTGGCGGCCACGGCCATCAACCATCCGTCCCTCTCACGGCTGATGACCGAACTTCGGGCACAGGGCACGCCGGTCTACTCGCTGCTGAACGATTTTGGCGGCCGTGCCGGGGCAGGCTACTTCGGACTAGACAACATGAAGGTCGGGCGCATCGCGGGCTGGATGATGGCGCTGCGGCTGCAAAGACCCGGCCGCGTGGGCATCTTCGTCGGTGGCACGCGGTGGCACGGCCATTCCCTGCGGGAAACGGGCTTTCGCAACTCGTTGCACGAATATGCCCCGCAAATCGCGATAGCCGACACGGTGGTAAACCTCGAAACGCGGCAAGTTACATATGAAGCGACGCTCGACCTGCTGACCCGCCACAACGACCTTGCCGGTCTCTACGTGGCGGGCGGCGGCATGGAGGGGGCCATCGCCGCCCTGCGGGAGGTTCGACCGCCGAACAAGGTGGCGCTGATCGTCAACGAATTGACCCCCGAAAGCCAGAACGCACTTGCCGACCGCTATGCCCTGATGTGCGTCGCCACCCCTTTGAAAGAACTCTGCGCTGCCTTGGTCGACAGAATGGCGCAAGCTCCAGAGCTTGAGGTGTCCTCACCAACGCTCTTCGAGCCCAGCCTGCTCTTGCCAGAGTCCTTCTGA